In Chanodichthys erythropterus isolate Z2021 chromosome 9, ASM2448905v1, whole genome shotgun sequence, a genomic segment contains:
- the si:ch211-166a6.5 gene encoding clustered mitochondria protein homolog, with product MRDAVKKGNREKRTMDVSCSENGRKANVSKKDDDGSFPVKVQGAGVEPFELQVHGFWLVQDAIMTVLGREEVAPRTSIALALSGVTLDPMSELQDVKGFKAGVTLRLVEEPYSPRSAQAHLARVQEMLKAARPQDALMEGRSPAVLNTLTQTHEAPPTLHSKNRRANSKTEQSAEAPPPPAYILPGVSELPPLTTLLPTNTPSEAPSYLLDLSLSCWNPPPGFRKLQGDFLYISVHTLEGKQCDITSCPRGFYLNRSTLDVFDPRPAQSTPVCHCLTDLLSHISPQFKHNLGALRHRPSLPVEETLSTPYRTLSWLGVSSLHSHKSSFSCRLGLDQDLNAQAPDWNKELQAARDLPQRSLEERLQRDRALLQVNSAFVWAVAQAAEKVIDGFVDPINGSHEDPAFLCGGVFMSMPTHREEWLGGERGHRAAQRLELRCVQAYSDLSGDLQNLHTIPTALADYRGVRLSAQGLAPGLQGPEQAEVPNGLLYGFSAGPLENPSRRKLLELLAQAAKALSLQRHAVLGPSGHQLPLFTSVDAQGILGADGRYYLLDVYRTMPADANFQVEDGEEGKETEHKEGSFPRCHPHVLCRLRPELVKAFIQHKHAQFTQRVKAYMEENGGVEECMTSGDSRNIDAVRKACKDVGSVSDIIFEMRFNPNIFSPGVQFPSSESDAVELQKRLLKEAASFIINDQIPAFMNDCIHGTDIPMDGASLRQALHHKGINLRYLGQLILSIRQSDLKHQLRHITRLAFAEIVVRCAQRFFSGYIQGVETSNLSAAASHFLCCLLVPHFSSASNGEESKKRSRRRGRGGGGAADSTTWTALSGNELWSQICQDAQETYRVKEGLGSNVDHLVEQYGLQKMSLLREMCLKTGIQLRLREYILDNRNKAPISPDDVLNILPVVKHITMTTTDATRMFKMAQNSLQKGLLEQAYEQLKETAYLFGRICDDLHPEACQCLSLLAKVAYVQGHPAEARSVQLRVVVISERVLGFDHPNTIQEYVLLSVYLFAGGETALAQRCLYRAKVLLLTVHGGDHPYTAVIDASLGLVLQGEKSLQYLQSALKLNSSFRGDMDLTTALIHHMLAQRLCLTGDYRGGMNHEKEAYSIFQNKCGEDHPQTKCSSDFLRNITQQAVRVERSIRQGGVELSETPPEGLVPSQDTTLEQLALVNGILKTSYSTKMMEFKEKLKERKAAEEAEKMKLENSESTNENEASELPTNSGEVTEEATSNGEQKQEATDGNAEGQPVETDTSEKPDHSNMNGQIESHLHNGNCASKMECEEEEHQSNITNGVPIASQSKSSSIMISVSEAQSESAVVNGNGCVVNEGKQAETE from the exons AGCCGTACTCCCCTCGGTCGGCACAGGCTCACCTGGCACGTGTGCAAGAGATGTTAAAAGCTGCCAGACCCCAAGATGCCTTGATGGAGGGCCGGTCACCCGCTGTATTGAACACACTCACCCAAACGCATG AAGCCCCTCCCACTCTGCACTCAAAGAACAGACGAGCCAATAGTAAGACAGAGCAGTCTGCTGAAGCCCCGCCCCCTCCTGCTTACATTCTGCCTGGAGTTTCAGAACTTCCTCCTTTGACGACCCTGCTGCCCACCAACACACCCAGCGAA GCTCCCAGTTACCTGCTCGATCTGTCACTCAGCTGCTGGAACCCTCCTCCTGGTTTCCGGAAACTGCAGGGTGACTTCCTGTATATCAGTGTCCACACTCTGGAGGGCAAACAGTGTGACATCACTTCCTGCCCACGTGGGTTTTATCTGAACAG GTCAACCCTCGATGTGTTTGACCCTCGTCCTGCTCAGTCTACTCCAGTGTGCCACTGTCTGACCGACCTGCTGTCCCACATCAGCCCACAGTTCAAACACAACCTCGGCGCACTGCGGCACAG GCCCTCTCTGCCGGTTGAAGAGACGCTGTCCACTCCGTACCGCACACTCAGCTGGCTGGGCGTCTCCTCGCTTCACTCGCACAAATCCAGCTTCAGCTGCCGGCTGGGCCTGGACCAGGACCTCAACGCACAG GCTCCTGACTGGAATAAGGAGCTTCAGGCAGCCAGAGATCTTCCTCAGAGAAGTCTGGAGGAGAGACTTCAGAGAGACAGAGCATTACTGCAG GTGAACAGCGCTTTTGTGTGGGCTGTTGCTCAGGCAGCAGAGAAGGTGATCGATGGTTTTGTTGACCCAATCAACGGTTCTCACGAGGACCCGGCGTTCTTATGCGGCGGGGTGTTCATGAGTATGCCGACACACAGAGAGGAGTGGCTGGGAGGAGAACGAGGTCACAGAGCCGCTCAGCGCCTCGAGCTGCGGTGTGTTCAGGCTTACAGCGACCTGAGCGGAGACCTCCAAAACCTGCACACCATCCCCACCGCGCTGGCCGACTATCGCGGCGTTCGGCTTTCTGCGCAGGGTCTAGCACCTGGTCTTCAGGGCCCCGAGCAGGCTGAGGTTCCCAATGGCCTTTTATACGGCTTCAGCGCAGGGCCACTGGAAAATCCATCCAGACGGAAACTCCTAGAACTGCTAGCTCAGGCGGCAAAGGCTCTTTCTCTGCAAAGACATGCGGTTCTGGGGCCGTCCGGGCATCAGTTGCCCCTCTTCACCTCTGTAGATGCTCAGGGGATACTGGGGGCCGATGGTCGGTATTACCTGCTGGATGTGTATCGTACTATGCCTGCTGATGCCAACTTCCAAGTGGAAGACGGAGAAGAAGGAAAAGAAACAGAACACAAGGAAGGCAGTTTTCCCAGATGTCACCCTCATGTTTTGTGTCGTTTACGGCCGGAGCTAGTGAAGGCGTTCATTCAACACAA ACATGCTCAGTTCACGCAGCGAGTGAAGGCTTACATGGAGGAGAACGGAGGAGTGGAAGAGTGTATGACATCTG GTGACTCTCGAAACATAGATGCAGTAAGAAAAGCTTGCAAAGATGTGGGATCCGTCAGTGACATCATCTTTGAGATGCGTTTCAACCCTAATATCTTCTCCCCAG GCGTGCAGTTTCCCAGCTCAGAAAGTGATGCCGTGGAGCTACAGAAGAGATTACTGAAGGAAGCAGCATCTTTCATCATTAATGACCAAATACCGGCATTT ATGAACGACTGCATTCATGGCACTGACATACCGATGGATGGCGCTTCTTTACGACAAGCCCTCCATCATAAAGGCATAAACCTCCGCTATCTAGGTCAGCTGATCTTGTCCATCAGACAATCAGATCTCAAACATCAACTGAGACACATCACG AGGTTGGCGTTTGCAGAGATTGTGGTGCGTTGTGCCCAGCGGTTCTTCAGTGGCTACATTCAG GGAGTGGAGACGTCTAACCTGTCTGCAGCAGCGAGTCATTTCCTCTGCTGCTTATTGGTGCCTCACTTCAGTTCAGCATCAAACGGGGAGGAGTCTAAGAAGCGCTCCAGGAGGCGTGGCCGTGGAGGGGGAGGGGCTGCCGACAGCACGACATGGACCGCACTCAGCGGGAATGAACTGTGGAGTCAAATCTGTCaagatgctcaagaaacatacaGAGTTAAAGAAGGACTAGG GTCAAATGTGGACCATCTAGTAGAGCAGTACGGACTCCAGAAGATGTCCTTGTTGAGAGAGATGTGCCTGAAGACTGGCATTCAG CTCCGCCTCAGAGAATACATTCTTGACAACCGTAACAAAGCGCCCATCTCTCCGGACGACGTGCTCAACATTCTGCCCGTCGTCAAGCACATAACCATGACAACCACCGACGCCACACGGATGTTCAAGATGGCTCAGAACAGTCTTCAGAAGG GGTTACTGGAGCAGGCGTATGAACAGCTGAAAGAAACGGCGTACCTCTTCGGTCGCATCTGTGATGACCTTCACCCTGAAGCCTGCCAATGTCTTAGTCTGCTTGCAAAAGTGGCCTATGTACAGGGCCATCCTGCTGAG GCTCGTAGCGTGCAGCTGAGGGTCGTGGTCATCAGCGAAAGGGTTCTGGGCTTCGATCATCCCAACACCATTCAGGAATAC GTGTTGTTGTCAGTGTATCTGTTCGCTGGAGGCGAAACCGCTCTGGCACAGCGCTGCCTGTATCGTGCCAAAGTTCTTCTGTTGACGGTTCACGGAGGAGATCATCCTTACACTGCAGTCATAGAT GCTTCTCTGGGATTGGTTCTTCAGGGAGAAAAATCATTACAGTATCTACAGAGCGCACTGAAACTCAACAGCTCCTTCAGAGGAGACATGGACCTGACAACAGCTCTGAT TCACCATATGCTGGCTCAGAGACTGTGTTTGACTGGCGACTACAGAGGAGGCATGAATCATGAAAAGGAAGCTTACAGCATCTTCCAGAACAAG TGCGGTGAAGATCATCCTCAAACCAAATGCAGCTCTGACTTCCTGAGGAACATTACCCAGCAGGCTGTGCGTGTAGAACGGTCAATTCGTCAGGGAGGCGTGGAGCTTTCTGAAACACCGCCTGAG GGTTTGGTTCCCTCTCAGGACACAACGCTGGAGCAGCTCGCTCTGGTCAATGGCATACTGAAGACTTCATACAG CACAAAGATGATGGAGTTCAAAGAGAAGCTGAAAGAGAGGAAAGCAGCAGAAGAGGCTGAAAAGATGAAACTGGAGAACTCTGAATCGACCAATGAGAACGAAGCTTCAGAACTACCAACCAATAGCGGAGAGGTTACTGAGGAGGCCACATCCAATGGGGAACAGAAGCAAGAGGCCACAGACGGAAATGCAGAAGGTCAGCCAGTGGAAACAGACACTTCTGAGAAACCAGACCACTCAAACATGAACGGCCAGATCGAGTCTCACCTGCATAATGGAAACTGCGCTTCAAAAATGGAATGTGAGGAGGAGGAACACCAATCAAACATCACCAATGGTGTCCCGATTGCGAGCCAATCAAAATCAAGTAGTATTATGATATCAGTAAGTGAAGCACAGTCAGAATCAGCAGTGGTAAATGGGAATGGGTGTGTTGTGAATGAAGGTAAACAGGCTGAGACAGAGTGA
- the srrd gene encoding SRR1-like protein, with translation MACNDDWQVAGRRKGAARRRQHPSNLDSHHVSDCKLDKQKIINAMNELRGENFWMEWRDLLSERLLSNASGSSELIKTSLQYCVCYGLGNFASCVSARYQLAMLLLLLETLQIPVGSCSVYDPVFSASECDALKELGFTVLTENEEGKRPVYQPTLFYLMHCGKALYNNLLWRNWMPQTLQKIIIIGNSFHGIQERMLQREFERDYSFLSNVISACDEMSLPCSPRFLDVFNDTALIQFPLENLNKLPETMWIEPSEPLYQHCQDLEIIQTEKRS, from the exons ATGGCTTGTAATGATGACTGGCAGGTAGCAGGGCGTCGTAAAGGAGCTGCTAGAAGAAGACAACATCCTTCAAATCTAGACTCACACCATGTGTCTGACTGCAAACTGGACAAGCAGAAGATAATAAACGCAAT GAATGAACTGAGAGGAGAAAACTTCTGGATGGAATGGAGAG ATCTCCTGTCCGAGCGTCTTCTTTCCAATGCTTCTGGGTCTTCAGAGCTGATTAAAACGTCTCTTCAGTATTGTGTGTGTTATGGTTTGGGTAACTTTGCTTCTTGTGTATCTGCCCGATACCAGCTTGCAATGTTATTACTGCTTCTAGAGACGCTCCAG ATTCCAGTGGGCAGTTGCAGTGTGTATGATCCGGTGTTTTCTGCATCAGAGTGTGATGCTCTCAAAGAGCTCGGCTTCACCGTACTGACTGAAAATGAG GAGGGAAAGCGGCCAGTTTATCAACCCACCCTGTTTTACCTGATGCATTGCGGGAAGGCTCTGTATAACAACCTGCTGTGGAGAAACTGGATGCCTCAGACGTtgcaaaaaattattataattggcAACAGTTTTCATGGCATTCAAGAAAG GATGCTTCAGAGAGAGTTTGAGAGAGACTACAGCTTCCTTTCAAAT GTGATAAGTGCGTGTGACGAGATGTCTCTGCCCTGCTCACCACGCTTCCTGGATGTGTTCAATGACACGGCTCTCATTCAATTCCCTCTGGAAAATCTGAACAAACTGCCAGAAACCATGTGGATTGAGCCTTCAGAGCCACTGTACCAACACTGCCAAGATCTCGAGATCATCCAGACAGAGAAAAGGAGCTGA
- the rad9b gene encoding cell cycle checkpoint control protein RAD9B translates to MKCIIEGNGIKVFGKAVHALSRIGEEIWLDPLEEGLAVRTVNSSQSAYACFFFTPLFFQQYIPDPDTQKDCEAVKCKLNTKCVLPLFRCVSWRERSVDRCEITIKIPDSRVIFQFHCRHGITKTHNLGYQECEALQAVFPAHLCPNVLKSHSKLLGDIVVHFPISQEEVTLSISSLKVALKTFYEEENSCIKGMNTELMLHPDEFDYFQVGEDSAVTFCLKELRGLLSFAESYGLPVSCHFGVAGQPVSFTVKDMTLEAHVVLSTLTDPDHESPSQSAPGDDCSVTIPKTSTVEISTSEGPMEAEVCIADGERVASSQGSEVFHPALHMRKMIQLHAPGEILPRPSLAPESALTTPITPATFKIRSLLFGAVLSDGGDGNTADLPSLVCGSDTEEDGGSEEGHR, encoded by the exons atgaagtGTATCATTGAAGGCAATGGCATTAAAG TCTTTGGAAAAGCAGTTCATGCTCTGTCAAGAATTGGTGAAGAAATATGGTTGGATCCACTGGAGGAAGGA TTGGCTGTAAGGACAGTAAACTCATCTCAATCGGCCTATGCCTGTTTCTTCTTCACTCCTCTGTTCTTCCAGCAGTATATTCCAGACCCAGACACCCAGAAAGACTGTGAAGCAGTAAAATGCAAACTAAACACGAAG tgCGTTCTTCCCCTGTTTCGCTGTGTTTCGTGGAGAGAGCGAAGTGTGGACAGATGTGAGATAACCATCAAAATCCCAGACAGCAGggtgatatttcagtttcacTGTAGACACG GAATAACTAAGACCCATAATTTGGGGTATCAGGAATGTGAAGCTTTGCAGGCCGTGTTCCCAGCTCACctctgtccaaatgtcctgaaGTCCCACTCcaa ACTTTTAGGTGACATTGTGGTGCATTTCCCGATTTCACAAGAAGAGGTCACTCTTTCCATTTCCTCTCTTAAAGTAGCATTGAAGACCTTTTATGAGGAAGAAAATA GTTGTATTAAAGGCATGAACACAGAGCTGATGCTGCACCCAGACGAGTTTGACTATTTTCAGGTTGGAGAGGATTCAGCTGTGACCTTCTGCCTAAAAGAACTGAGG GGGCTGCTGTCCTTTGCTGAGTCTTATGGTCTACCAGTATCTTGCCACTTTGGTGTAGCTGgaca GCCTGTATCCTTCACTGTAAAAGACATGACGCTGGAGGCCCATGTTGTATTGTCCACTTTAACGGATCCAGACCATGAAAGCCCATCTCAATCTGCACCTGG GGATGACTGTTCTGTCACCATCCCCAAGACCTCCACAGTCGAAATCTCCACAAGTGAAGGCCCCATGGAGGCTGAGGTGTGCATTGCTGATGGGGAACGTGTGGCTTCCAGCCAGGGAAGTGAAGTGTTCCATCCAGCCCTTCATATGAGGAAGATGATTCAGCTTCATGCACCTGGAGAGATCCTGCCAAGACCCAGTTTGGCACCTGAATCAGCTTTGACTACACCAATAACACCAGCCACATTTAAG ATCCGCTCCCTGCTCTTTGGCGCTGTACTCAGTGATGGAGGGGACGGTAACACTGCAGATTTGCCCAGCCTGGTTTGTGGCAGTGACACAGAGGAGGACGGAGGATCAGAGGAGGGACACAGGTAA